A single Lactuca sativa cultivar Salinas chromosome 8, Lsat_Salinas_v11, whole genome shotgun sequence DNA region contains:
- the LOC111894668 gene encoding protein transport protein Sec24-like At4g32640 codes for MATPGGPRPGNPPPNYNPNSIADNMQNLQINRPNMPPNSAGGPRGPPPPFGQQPFPSSAPFSSSPFSGPSRPGPPPPGVVPRGAVPPPTGPPQGALPPFMASNRPPGSNPPPPFASRPMTSGPLPSSTMSSRPGPFASSPLSTGMPVPPLGGGPPSNGPPAFGPGGMQGGGPLFPPSGVRPRPTSGPPPSLPTMGGPFSGQTTQTPGSPPDYQQRGPGSLAPPPFLAAQSQRGPPTFSAQGQPQVSPFGAQPWQMQPPPMSGSVQPPRMFGMPPPLPNQQSLATISPAMGAGVGAVTGPSKIDPNQIPRPIPNSSVLIHETRQGNQANPPPPATSEFIVRDTGNCSPRYMRCTINQIACTTDLLNTSGMQLALLVQPLALPHPSEEPIQIVDFGESGPVRCSRCKGYINPFMKFVDQGRRFICNFCGFTDETPREYQCNLGPDGRRRDADERPELCRGTVEFVATKEFMVRDPMPAVFFFLIDVSMNAIQTGATAGACSAISRVISDLPEGPRTMVGIATFDSTIHFYNLKRALQQPLMLIVPDVQDVYTPLQTDVIVQLSECRQHLDLLLESIPTMFQNNKTADSAFGAGIKAAFMAMKSTGGKLLVFQSVLPSVGIAALSAREAEGRTNISAGEKEPHKLLQPVDKTLKTMAIEFAEYQVSVDVFITTQSYVDIASISVIPRTTGGQLYYYHPFSALSDPAKLYNDLRWNVTRPQGFEAVMRVRSSQGLQVQEYSGNFCKRIPTDVDLPAIDCDKTIMVTLKHDDKLQDGTECSFQCALLYTTVYGQRRIRVSTLSLPCTTMLSNLFRSADLDTQFSCFLKQAANEILTNPLLHVREQVTNLCINILHAYRKFCATVSSSGQLILPEALKLLPLYTLALIKSIGLRTDGRIDERSFWINYVFPLSAQLAVPLVYPRMISVHDLNSKETDGSVIPVAIPLSSEQVNDNGIYLLENGEDCLIYIGSSVDPDTTRQLFGISSVDEIPSQFVLQQYDNPLSKKLNEVINEIRSQRCNYLRLKLCKKGDPSGVLFFSYMVEDKSPNGLSYVEFLVHVHRQIQSKMN; via the exons ATGGCAACTCCCGGTGGACCTCGACCAGGCAATCCACCGCCTAATTATAACCCTAATTCAATTGCTGATAACATGCAAAACCTTCAAATCAATCGCCCAAACATGCCTCCCAATTCAGCTGGTGGACCTCGAGGTCCACCTCCTCCGTTTGGTCAACAACCATTCCCTTCATCAGCTCCATTTTCATCGTCTCCATTTTCAGGACCCTCTCGTCCAGGACCCCCTCCACCAGGTGTTGTTCCCAGGGGTGCAGTGCCACCGCCTACTGGACCCCCACAAGGTGCATTGCCTCCTTTCATGGCTTCCAACCGACCTCCTGGTAGTAACCCCCCTCCTCCATTTGCTTCAAGGCCTATGACTTCTGGACCTTTGCCTTCTTCAACAATGAGTTCTCGTCCTGGTCCTTTTGCATCCTCCCCTTTGTCAACTGGTATGCCTGTGCCACCACTAGGCGGTGGTCCTCCGAGCAATGGCCCACCAGCATTTGGACCAGGCGGTATGCAAGGCGGTGGTCCTCTGTTCCCTCCATCTGGTGTAAGACCAAGACCAACTTCTGGACCTCCACCTTCTCTACCAACCATGGGTGGTCCCTTTTCCGGCCAAACAACACAAACTCCTGGAAGTCCGCCTGATTATCAACAAAGAGGGCCAGGTTCACTAGCACCACCACCATTTTTAGCAGCTCAGAGTCAGAGAGGACCTCCAACGTTTTCAGCTCAGGGTCAACCACAAGTTTCTCCTTTTGGGGCTCAACCATGGCAAATGCAACCTCCACCAATGTCTGGTTCTGTTCAACCACCAAGAATGTTTGGCATGCCACCACCACTTCCTAATCAACAATCACTGGCCACAATCTCACCTGCCATGGGTGCTGGTGTAGGTGCAGTTACAGGACCATCAAAGATTGACCCTAACCAAATCCCACGCCCTATTCCAAATTCCTCAGTGCTTATTCATGAAACTCGACAGGGAAACCAGGCCAATCCTCCACCG CCTGCTACAAGTGAGTTCATTGTAAGGGATACTGGAAACTGCAGTCCACGATACATGAGGTGTACCATCAACCAG ATTGCTTGCACAACCGATCTTTTGAACACATCTGGGATGCAGTTGGCTTTGTTGGTCCAGCCTTTGGCTCTCCCTCATCCATCTGAAGAGCCCATCCAA ATAGTGGATTTTGGTGAAAGTGGTCCTGTTCGCTGTTCTCGTTGCAAAGGCTATATCAATCCGTTCATGAAGTTTGTTGACCAAGGAAGACGTTTTATCTGTAACTTCTGTG GCTTCACAGATGAAACTCCCCGTGAATATCAGTGTAATTTAGGCCCAGATGGCAGAAGAAGAGATGCTGATGAAAGACCTGAGCTTTGTAGAGGCACAGTTGAATTTGTTGCTACAAAGGAATTTATG GTGCGGGACCCGATGCCAGCTGTGTTTTTCTTCCTCATTGATGTATCTATGAACGCCATACAGACTGGTGCTACAGCTGGAGCTTGCAGTGCTATCAGCCGAGTTATTTCTGATCTTCCA GAGGGTCCACGGACTATGGTGGGAATTGCTACATTTGACTCCACCATCCATTTTTACAACCTCAAACGCGCATTACAGCAG CCATTAATGCTCATAGTTCCTGATGTACAAGATGTTTACACTCCTCTCCAAACTGATGTTATCGTTCAACTTTCTGAG TGTCGTCAGCATCTAGATCTGCTTCTAGAAAGCATTCCAACTATGTTTCAGAACAATAAAACAGCAGATTCAGCTTTTGGTGCTGGGATCAAGGCTGCTTTTATGGCAATGAAGAGCACCGGAGGGAAACTTTTGGTATTTCAATCAG TTCTGCCTTCTGTTGGTATTGCTGCACTTTCTGCTAGAGAAGCTGAAGGAAGAACTAATATATCTGCAGGGGAGAag GAACCTCATAAACTACTCCAACCAGTAGACAAGACTTTAAAGACAATGGCGATTGAATTTGCAGAGTACCAG GTTTCTGTTGATGTATTTATAACGACCCAAAGTTATGTAGACATCGCTTCAATCTCTGTAATCCCAAGAACAACAGGAGGACAGCTGTACTATTATCACCCGTTTTCAGCTCTTTCAGATCCTGCAAAACTTTACAATGATCTTCGATGGAATGTCACAAGACCACAAGGATTTGAAGCTGTGATGCGTGTTAGATCTAGTCAGGGTCTTCAAGTACAAGAATATTCCGGAAACTTCTGTAAACGCATCCCGACAGATGTCGATCTCCCTGCG ATTGATTGTGACAAAACCATCATGGTGACTCTGAAGCATGATGACAAACTGCAGGATGGAACAGAATGTTCTTTTCAG TGTGCACTTCTTTATACAACTGTATATGGACAAAGAAGAATACGTGTCTCTACATTGTCATTGCCATGCACAACCATGTTGAGCAATCTCTTCCGCTCAGCTGACTTGGATACACAATTTTCTTGTTTTCTAAAGCAag CTGCAAATGAGATCCTTACAAATCCGTTATTACATGTAAGGGAGCAAGTCACAAATCTTTGCATCAATATTCTTCACGCGTATCGCAAGTTTTGTGCCACTGTGTCTTCATCAGGACAGCTTATTCTTCCGGAAGCACTCAAATTGTTACCTTTGTACACTCttg CTTTGATTAAAAGTATTGGATTGAGGACCGATGGGCGGATAGACGAGCGGTCATTCTGGATCAATTATGTATTCCCTCTTTCGGCGCAATTGGCGGTTCCGCTTGTGTACCCTAGAATGATAAGTGTTCACGACCTTAATTCAAAg GAAACAGATGGATCTGTGATTCCGGTTGCGATTCCTCTATCGAGTGAACAAGTGAATGACAATGGAAtttatcttcttgaaaatggggaggattgtttaatttatattggaAGCTCTGTAGATCCTGATACAACACGACAACTGTTTGGCATTTCTTCTGTTGATGAGATTCCCAGTCAG TTTGTGTTGCAGCAATACGATAATCCTTTGTCAAAGAAGCTTAATGAGGTCATAAATGAGATTAGGAGCCAAAGATGCAATTATCTTCG CTTAAAATTATGCAAGAAAGGAGATCCATCAG GGGTGTTGTTCTTCTCGTACATGGTGGAAGACAAGTCTCCAAATGGTCTCTCTTATGTTGAGTTCTTAGTGCATGTTCATCGACAAATTCAAAGCAAAATGAATTAA